In Terriglobus sp. TAA 43, a single window of DNA contains:
- a CDS encoding PadR family transcriptional regulator gives MKHNEIPPGSLTLLILRTLSRHGTLHGYEIAESILQTSGNILEVEEGSLYPALQKMLVNDWVKAEWGVTKGNRRARYYQLTAAGKKQLAAESSNFERVYSAIARVLQTA, from the coding sequence ATGAAGCACAACGAAATCCCGCCCGGATCGCTGACGTTATTGATTCTTCGCACGCTGTCGCGACATGGAACGTTGCATGGTTATGAGATTGCGGAATCGATTTTGCAAACCTCCGGCAACATTCTGGAAGTGGAAGAAGGATCGCTGTATCCCGCGTTGCAGAAGATGCTGGTGAACGACTGGGTGAAGGCGGAGTGGGGTGTGACGAAGGGTAATCGTCGCGCGCGCTATTACCAGTTGACCGCCGCAGGGAAAAAACAGCTTGCCGCTGAGTCTTCAAACTTTGAGCGCGTTTACAGCGCCATTGCACGTGTATTGCAGACGGCTTAG
- a CDS encoding OsmC family protein: MATERSANAVWNGGLKDGKGVISTQSGVLKEQSYTFVSRFENGAGTNPEELIAAAHAGCFSMALSAELEKAGHKGDSVATTATVVLEFVNGAPTVTTIHLKNESKVPGLDDAKFQEIAAGAKQNCPISRLLAAAKIDLDAKLIS, encoded by the coding sequence ATGGCAACGGAACGCAGTGCAAATGCAGTTTGGAATGGCGGTTTGAAGGACGGCAAGGGCGTGATCAGCACGCAGAGCGGCGTACTGAAGGAGCAGTCGTACACGTTTGTGTCGCGCTTTGAAAATGGTGCGGGCACGAACCCGGAAGAGTTGATTGCAGCGGCGCATGCGGGCTGTTTCTCCATGGCGCTGAGCGCGGAGCTGGAGAAGGCCGGGCACAAGGGCGACAGCGTGGCCACCACCGCAACCGTGGTGCTGGAGTTTGTGAATGGCGCGCCGACTGTGACCACGATCCACCTGAAGAACGAGTCGAAGGTGCCGGGACTGGATGATGCAAAGTTCCAGGAGATTGCCGCTGGAGCCAAGCAGAACTGCCCCATCTCACGTCTGCTGGCCGCGGCGAAGATTGATCTGGATGCGAAGCTGATTTCGTAA
- a CDS encoding A/G-specific adenine glycosylase has protein sequence MKLLHASKKSSSNSIAEPALTPVQRAAFERNLRLWYEQNARALPWRGIRNPYRTWLSEVMLQQTRVNAVLEHYERFLRRFPTIISLALAPEDEVLAQWSGLGYYRRARMLHRTAKLVVEEYGGELPSTSVGLRRLPGIGAYTAAAIASIAFGESIAVVDGNVERVLLRVLGLPETSGAKMAEFLERTANSLTPRRNAGDHNQAMMELGATICTPRSPRCAECPVFGLCRTRGEHPTLERSPMRSERVRYALTTRRRVDGLDVLLQRRSAKASLMANMLELPQLSTQKSAGELVLLEEPLLRVRHSIVGTNYYVEVVGIATRRDAAKHALRSDGLEWVRVTKLAELPLTGLARKVLRRMKLMKLPSGLPQQEVPLLIGRGGRGATGKKA, from the coding sequence ATGAAACTCTTGCACGCTTCCAAAAAATCATCTTCTAACTCCATCGCCGAGCCAGCATTGACGCCAGTGCAGCGAGCGGCATTTGAGCGCAATCTGCGGCTCTGGTATGAGCAGAATGCACGCGCTCTGCCGTGGCGCGGAATTCGCAATCCGTATCGCACATGGCTTTCGGAGGTGATGCTGCAGCAGACACGTGTAAACGCCGTGCTGGAGCACTACGAACGATTCCTGCGACGATTTCCCACCATCATTTCGCTGGCGCTGGCGCCGGAAGATGAAGTGCTGGCCCAGTGGAGCGGCCTGGGCTATTACCGACGCGCGCGCATGCTGCATCGGACGGCGAAGCTGGTGGTGGAAGAATACGGGGGCGAGCTGCCCTCTACGTCCGTGGGACTGCGGAGGTTACCGGGCATTGGAGCCTATACCGCGGCGGCCATTGCGAGTATCGCGTTTGGAGAATCGATTGCCGTGGTGGATGGCAACGTGGAGCGCGTGTTGCTACGCGTACTGGGATTGCCGGAGACGTCGGGAGCGAAGATGGCGGAGTTCCTGGAACGCACAGCGAATTCGCTGACGCCGCGACGCAATGCCGGGGACCACAACCAGGCCATGATGGAGCTTGGGGCAACAATCTGTACGCCGCGTTCTCCGCGATGTGCGGAGTGCCCTGTATTTGGACTCTGCAGGACGCGTGGCGAGCATCCTACGCTGGAGCGCAGTCCCATGCGTTCAGAGCGTGTGCGCTATGCGCTGACGACTCGACGCAGGGTGGATGGGCTGGACGTATTGTTGCAGCGACGATCAGCAAAAGCGTCGCTGATGGCCAACATGCTGGAACTGCCCCAGCTCTCCACGCAAAAAAGTGCAGGCGAACTGGTGCTGTTAGAGGAACCACTGCTGCGTGTCCGACACTCCATTGTGGGCACGAATTATTACGTGGAGGTGGTGGGCATAGCGACCCGGCGCGATGCAGCGAAGCACGCGTTGCGCAGCGATGGCCTGGAATGGGTTCGGGTTACGAAGCTGGCAGAGCTGCCGTTAACCGGCCTGGCGCGCAAGGTGTTGCGGAGAATGAAGTTGATGAAGTTGCCAAGCGGTCTACCGCAGCAGGAAGTTCCACTGCTGATTGGGCGTGGCGGACGAGGCGCTACCGGGAAAAAAGCCTGA
- a CDS encoding chitosanase, with translation MREGTEVPESTPSGAEQMEAGAPGVEQKKDKDIWDKLSSLSSLISGVVIAGLGLWLNHSLTAGQQRMELIQHQTEERQRALELSIEGAHNNALELQAQHAMDLQDKQFNQSQKLDQLRLQIEQAKQEQERLHDEAADKLQHAQLAKDLMPQLQSSGQARSSALALIESVDSVLAIKLSLNYSETSSSPELRNAATATLKKFEGSADPDTQKLAKDALVQSQTSRRIQAIVNVFETGTTKRDYNSVISIGSDLFYAGFGLRSGTLKQLVQKYINAPDAKQAGALTPYVADLSSNDASLATNESFKNTLRNASEDPVMQRVQDELFQAKFWQPAQTRAADLGLKLPLSLAVIYDSSLQGGLARIVTATNNQTGGTPLTGVDEKVWIRAYLEQRRSWFASSPLLSQSVNRVDTFRTLVAKDNWLLSPPIVVQGVAID, from the coding sequence ATGAGAGAGGGCACCGAGGTACCAGAATCGACGCCTTCAGGCGCTGAGCAAATGGAAGCCGGGGCGCCTGGTGTGGAGCAGAAAAAAGACAAGGACATCTGGGACAAGCTGTCGTCTCTCTCCAGCCTGATCTCAGGCGTGGTGATTGCCGGGCTGGGGCTATGGCTTAACCATAGCCTCACGGCCGGCCAGCAACGGATGGAACTGATCCAGCACCAGACGGAGGAAAGGCAGAGAGCCCTGGAATTGAGTATCGAGGGCGCTCATAACAACGCGCTCGAATTGCAGGCGCAGCATGCGATGGATCTCCAGGACAAGCAATTCAATCAGTCCCAGAAGCTTGATCAGTTGCGTTTGCAGATTGAACAGGCGAAGCAGGAGCAGGAGAGGCTGCACGACGAGGCGGCGGATAAGCTGCAGCATGCCCAGCTTGCGAAAGACCTGATGCCACAACTCCAATCCAGCGGGCAGGCGAGATCGAGTGCGTTGGCGCTCATTGAGAGTGTGGATTCAGTTCTTGCGATCAAACTGTCCCTGAATTACTCCGAGACCTCCTCGAGTCCGGAACTGCGGAACGCCGCGACCGCCACCCTGAAAAAGTTTGAAGGCAGCGCGGATCCGGACACCCAGAAGCTGGCGAAGGACGCGCTGGTTCAGTCGCAAACTTCACGGCGAATCCAGGCAATTGTGAATGTGTTTGAGACGGGAACGACAAAACGCGATTACAACAGCGTTATAAGCATTGGGAGCGATCTTTTCTATGCGGGTTTTGGCCTTCGCAGCGGGACGCTTAAACAGCTAGTTCAGAAGTACATCAACGCTCCTGACGCTAAGCAGGCAGGTGCCTTGACGCCCTATGTTGCCGATTTGAGTTCCAACGATGCATCGCTGGCAACGAACGAATCGTTTAAGAACACTCTCCGCAATGCATCCGAAGACCCAGTCATGCAACGAGTCCAGGACGAATTGTTCCAGGCTAAGTTTTGGCAACCTGCGCAGACGAGGGCTGCCGATCTGGGTTTGAAGTTACCGCTGAGTCTTGCGGTTATTTACGACTCCTCATTGCAAGGCGGCTTGGCCAGAATTGTGACGGCGACGAACAACCAGACAGGAGGTACGCCACTGACGGGTGTGGACGAAAAGGTCTGGATTCGCGCGTATCTGGAGCAGCGACGCTCGTGGTTCGCTTCGTCACCGCTGCTGTCCCAATCTGTGAACAGGGTTGATACTTTTCGAACTCTTGTTGCGAAGGACAACTGGTTGCTGTCTCCGCCGATTGTGGTTCAAGGAGTTGCGATTGATTAG
- a CDS encoding lamin tail domain-containing protein — MKTNSGSKRLLSALLCALCALVLNAAAFALPAHVVISQVYGGGGNNGATYRYDFVELYNPGTTAVDLSSYTIQYASATNTNANNWSKIQLSGSIGAGKYYLAQLCIGVTGSTTGALLPTPDFVATNTDTTASCTAPALAAGAGKVVLVNNTTILTGASTGASGLAGTGCPTTNTTAIVDFVGYGSTANCTESSTASVSRTADLSATKSAIRDASNDDTNDNGTDFSVGAPNPRNSAYTSAPVTTIAITGSSATPANIPAGSNTVLSVTVTPGTATTSVTATVDLSAVGGSATQAMALSGTANTYTYTLTTSAGLVPNIYSLPVTVTDNTAATATGKIALGVTTLAGDTPISTIQANRNGYVNTNITFTGVITVVTNAGYYMQTASSTPGSTGDEGIYVYSGTGKNPAGALVGNNVTVTGKLTFYPDTTVSHTPSLEVTTASLTVNSTGNPLPTAIVITAPVPTGGIYQLRQYESMLVSLPSVTAVGGTDATLTENTETVVSNGQLYVAGSSIPRPFREPGMDFRDFSSTTCPAVDNCPAATNPMTVAGAVRPANLTLYDDNPERLIIESTLGGSTAIDVSAGATITGATGVVDYTYSTDYPYGDPARIILTAANRPTVSTAGAVAVKALALPNANQFTVAAFNVERFFDTNSANDLYYNPVNGKTAASSAVDVTPDAYARRLKKFSLAVRTVLNNPDIISVEEVENIQVLKDMAAQIDADTTTGTKPGYVAYGTDSITTFTNDIGGISIGFLVKPSTVNVTTWEQKGTQTLVAGGGSALNDRPSQVLHATINRGTGAKPYPITVISNHLRSLSAVNTATVQSKKELQAEMLANLIQGYQQAGEHVIAVGDMNAFQFSDGYTDTLGTITGNVGNGVAVMPGVAIVNPVATDLINTLPANAQQSYTEWGNAQVLDHAVVTADIAGSSTLAVGHIDADFPVVLYNDATTPAAMSDHDPLLAYLALPAPVTSATLTGNGAFATAITVGQSSAGQQLTLTNTGEAVISITGFTVTGDFAQSNNCGSSLAVGSTCAINVVFKPTAAGARTGSIALNGSATVAPVALTGTGLAVLPSFTMGDSTGNATTALTVSAGLSGTVSLKLTSTGGFAGSVAFTCASSGTAPTGVTCTVTSPVTLAAAGTANATVTLTTTARTQATSSGLMFANGSGRTASLLLAALLAGVVMLVGRKGRASRIGGLLMLLFALTMGVSGCGGSSHLGTSPNPNGTPNGTYTYKVTATSGSVSQVETVNLTVQ, encoded by the coding sequence TTGAAGACAAATTCTGGATCGAAGCGACTGCTTTCTGCGCTGCTTTGTGCCCTCTGCGCGTTGGTGCTTAATGCCGCGGCATTCGCCCTGCCTGCTCACGTGGTGATTTCGCAGGTGTACGGCGGTGGCGGCAACAATGGCGCTACCTACCGCTATGACTTTGTGGAGCTGTATAACCCCGGAACGACTGCTGTTGATCTGAGCAGCTACACGATCCAATACGCTTCCGCTACAAACACCAACGCCAACAACTGGTCCAAAATACAGCTGTCTGGGAGCATTGGTGCGGGCAAGTACTACCTGGCCCAGCTTTGCATCGGCGTTACCGGATCGACGACGGGCGCATTGCTGCCCACGCCGGACTTTGTCGCCACGAACACCGATACTACGGCCAGCTGCACAGCTCCTGCTCTTGCTGCGGGCGCGGGCAAAGTTGTGTTGGTGAACAACACCACCATCCTGACTGGTGCGAGCACTGGGGCTTCCGGTCTGGCTGGCACAGGCTGTCCAACGACCAATACCACGGCCATTGTCGACTTTGTAGGGTATGGCAGCACCGCGAACTGCACAGAGTCGTCGACAGCATCTGTGAGCCGTACGGCGGATCTTTCGGCTACGAAGTCCGCCATCCGCGATGCTTCGAATGATGACACCAATGACAATGGCACCGACTTCTCGGTAGGCGCGCCGAATCCACGCAACAGTGCGTATACCTCGGCCCCGGTAACGACGATTGCAATCACGGGATCGTCCGCTACACCGGCAAACATCCCGGCTGGTAGCAACACGGTGCTGAGCGTAACAGTCACGCCGGGCACTGCGACCACGTCGGTCACAGCGACGGTGGACCTGTCCGCAGTGGGCGGTAGCGCAACGCAAGCGATGGCGCTCAGCGGCACTGCCAACACCTACACCTACACGTTGACCACCAGCGCCGGTCTGGTACCGAACATCTATTCTCTACCGGTTACGGTTACGGACAACACCGCCGCGACTGCCACCGGAAAGATCGCCCTTGGTGTCACCACTCTGGCCGGTGATACACCGATCTCAACCATCCAGGCGAACCGCAACGGATACGTGAACACCAACATCACGTTTACGGGCGTGATTACGGTGGTGACGAACGCCGGCTATTACATGCAGACGGCTTCATCGACACCGGGATCGACTGGCGATGAAGGCATTTATGTTTACAGCGGCACGGGCAAGAATCCTGCAGGTGCCTTGGTTGGAAACAATGTCACGGTTACGGGCAAGCTGACGTTCTATCCAGATACAACGGTTAGCCATACACCGTCGCTCGAAGTGACGACCGCATCGCTGACGGTGAACAGCACCGGCAATCCGCTGCCGACGGCCATTGTCATTACGGCCCCTGTGCCCACGGGCGGCATCTATCAGCTTCGTCAGTACGAGAGCATGCTGGTGAGCCTGCCTTCTGTGACGGCGGTTGGTGGCACGGATGCCACGCTGACTGAAAACACAGAGACGGTGGTTTCCAACGGCCAGCTTTACGTGGCAGGCTCGAGCATTCCGCGTCCGTTCCGCGAGCCGGGAATGGACTTCCGCGACTTCTCGTCGACGACCTGCCCTGCTGTGGACAACTGCCCGGCAGCAACCAATCCGATGACGGTTGCGGGTGCGGTTCGTCCTGCAAACCTGACGCTGTATGACGACAACCCGGAACGCTTGATCATTGAGAGCACCCTGGGCGGCAGCACGGCGATTGACGTGTCGGCTGGCGCGACTATCACTGGTGCAACGGGTGTGGTGGATTACACCTACTCCACTGACTATCCCTATGGCGATCCGGCACGCATCATTCTGACGGCTGCAAACCGTCCGACGGTGTCGACCGCTGGTGCTGTGGCGGTGAAGGCGTTGGCGCTGCCGAACGCGAACCAGTTCACGGTTGCGGCGTTCAACGTAGAGCGGTTCTTCGACACCAACTCTGCGAATGACCTCTACTACAACCCCGTGAATGGCAAGACTGCGGCAAGCTCTGCTGTGGACGTTACTCCGGATGCGTATGCACGCCGCTTGAAGAAGTTCTCGCTGGCGGTGCGTACGGTTCTGAATAATCCGGACATCATCTCCGTTGAGGAAGTGGAAAACATCCAGGTCCTGAAGGACATGGCTGCACAGATCGACGCGGATACCACCACTGGCACCAAGCCCGGCTATGTGGCTTACGGCACGGACTCGATCACAACATTCACCAATGACATTGGTGGTATCTCTATCGGTTTCCTGGTGAAGCCTTCGACCGTAAACGTGACGACCTGGGAGCAGAAGGGCACTCAGACCCTGGTTGCTGGTGGCGGCTCGGCGTTGAACGACCGTCCGTCGCAGGTGCTACACGCAACCATCAACCGCGGTACGGGCGCGAAGCCTTACCCGATCACCGTGATCTCAAACCATCTGCGTTCGCTGAGCGCGGTGAACACTGCGACTGTGCAGTCGAAGAAGGAACTGCAGGCCGAGATGCTGGCGAACCTGATCCAGGGCTATCAGCAGGCGGGTGAGCATGTCATTGCAGTGGGTGACATGAATGCCTTCCAGTTCTCTGATGGCTATACGGACACGCTGGGCACGATCACGGGCAATGTTGGCAACGGCGTTGCAGTGATGCCGGGTGTGGCGATTGTGAATCCGGTGGCTACGGATCTGATCAACACTCTGCCAGCGAATGCTCAGCAGAGCTACACGGAGTGGGGCAATGCGCAGGTGCTGGACCACGCTGTGGTGACGGCGGACATTGCAGGCAGCTCGACGCTTGCAGTGGGCCACATTGATGCGGACTTCCCCGTTGTTCTGTACAACGATGCAACCACGCCTGCGGCGATGTCGGATCACGATCCGCTGCTGGCTTACCTGGCACTGCCTGCTCCTGTCACCAGCGCAACGCTGACTGGCAATGGCGCGTTTGCTACAGCGATCACTGTCGGCCAGTCGTCGGCTGGCCAACAACTCACACTGACGAACACGGGTGAGGCTGTTATCAGCATCACCGGCTTTACCGTGACGGGCGACTTTGCGCAGAGCAACAACTGCGGATCGTCGCTGGCGGTGGGTTCGACCTGCGCCATCAACGTGGTATTCAAGCCAACCGCGGCTGGTGCTCGCACGGGCAGCATTGCGCTGAATGGTTCGGCTACGGTTGCGCCTGTGGCACTAACTGGTACCGGCTTGGCGGTACTGCCTAGCTTCACGATGGGCGATTCGACGGGCAATGCAACGACGGCGTTGACGGTTTCGGCTGGTTTGAGCGGCACCGTTTCGCTGAAGCTGACATCGACCGGTGGCTTTGCCGGATCGGTGGCGTTCACCTGCGCTTCGTCCGGGACTGCTCCGACGGGCGTGACCTGCACGGTGACTTCGCCGGTGACACTGGCAGCGGCTGGAACAGCCAACGCCACGGTGACACTGACGACGACGGCTCGCACGCAAGCCACGAGCTCGGGCCTGATGTTCGCCAATGGCTCGGGACGTACGGCTTCACTGCTGCTAGCGGCTCTACTGGCAGGCGTTGTGATGCTGGTGGGACGCAAGGGACGCGCATCGCGCATCGGCGGACTGCTGATGTTGCTGTTCGCCCTGACGATGGGTGTATCCGGTTGCGGTGGCTCATCGCACCTGGGCACCTCGCCCAATCCCAATGGCACGCCGAACGGAACCTACACCTACAAGGTGACGGCAACTTCCGGAAGCGTAAGCCAGGTGGAAACGGTCAACCTGACGGTGCAGTAA
- a CDS encoding cation diffusion facilitator family transporter: MAHDHSHAHHHHVHGPTSGKRLWVSLAVTLAFCAGEAIAGWVSHSLALLSDAGHNVSDAVALGLAAYAVVAIKRPAAGRHTYGHIRVSTLTALFNSSTLVLIALWIAIEAVGRFRNPEPIEGNLMIWVAAISVLMNTVIAVALAGDAKHSLNSRAAFIHMAGDALSAAAVVIAGVVVRYTGWLYADPIVSLMIAVFIFWSAIGIVREASDVLMEKAPQHLDPETLAARIGEIEPVCSVHDVHVWTVGEGRNLLSCHVALPANHTLLETTAIVSRIEKMLHDDFGIEHATIQPEEDGLCRMAHAATVFCSMETHSHSHVH; the protein is encoded by the coding sequence ATGGCGCACGATCACTCGCACGCACATCACCATCATGTACACGGACCCACCAGCGGTAAGCGGCTGTGGGTTTCGTTGGCCGTGACGTTGGCGTTTTGCGCGGGTGAGGCGATTGCCGGGTGGGTGTCGCATTCGCTGGCGCTGCTCTCCGATGCTGGCCATAACGTGAGCGATGCCGTGGCGCTGGGGTTGGCTGCGTATGCCGTGGTGGCCATCAAGCGGCCTGCTGCCGGACGGCACACGTATGGGCATATTCGCGTCTCCACGCTTACGGCTCTTTTCAATAGCAGCACGCTGGTTTTGATTGCGCTTTGGATTGCGATTGAGGCAGTGGGGCGTTTTCGGAACCCGGAGCCGATTGAGGGCAACCTGATGATCTGGGTTGCGGCTATCTCCGTGCTGATGAACACGGTGATTGCCGTGGCGCTGGCGGGTGATGCGAAGCACAGCCTGAATTCACGCGCAGCATTCATTCATATGGCTGGCGATGCGTTGAGCGCGGCCGCTGTTGTGATTGCAGGCGTCGTGGTGCGCTACACGGGATGGCTGTATGCCGATCCGATTGTGTCGCTGATGATTGCCGTGTTCATTTTCTGGAGTGCGATTGGCATTGTGCGCGAGGCGAGCGATGTGTTGATGGAGAAGGCTCCGCAACATCTTGATCCTGAAACGCTGGCTGCACGCATTGGCGAGATTGAACCTGTTTGCAGCGTGCATGATGTGCATGTGTGGACTGTGGGCGAAGGTCGCAATTTGCTGAGTTGCCACGTCGCATTGCCCGCGAACCACACGTTGCTGGAGACGACGGCGATTGTGAGTCGCATTGAGAAGATGCTGCATGATGACTTCGGCATTGAGCACGCGACGATTCAGCCGGAAGAAGATGGGCTGTGTCGCATGGCTCACGCGGCGACTGTGTTTTGCAGTATGGAGACACATTCACATTCCCACGTGCATTGA
- a CDS encoding TlpA family protein disulfide reductase, whose product MNRFAAHLLSALILTTVQGASSAQAPQLKNDFIPADARKAAPDFTITDVYGKQVTLSKYKGHVVLLDFWAVNCGGCKQEIPWYVDFESRYGKSGLSLIGLDMYGESPDMVKAFMAQSKMTYPVAIGTDALGERFGLREMPLTLLIDRKGRIAVAHAGVVDRDVFDREIQKLLAE is encoded by the coding sequence ATGAATCGTTTCGCTGCGCATCTGCTTTCAGCACTGATTCTGACCACCGTGCAAGGCGCATCCAGCGCGCAAGCGCCACAGCTTAAGAACGACTTCATTCCTGCGGATGCACGGAAGGCCGCGCCGGACTTCACGATCACCGACGTGTATGGCAAGCAGGTGACTTTGTCCAAGTACAAGGGCCACGTGGTGTTGCTGGATTTCTGGGCGGTGAATTGCGGTGGATGCAAGCAGGAAATCCCCTGGTATGTGGATTTTGAATCGCGCTATGGGAAGTCAGGTCTGTCACTGATCGGACTGGATATGTACGGCGAAAGCCCCGACATGGTGAAGGCATTTATGGCGCAATCAAAGATGACCTATCCCGTTGCGATTGGCACGGATGCCCTGGGAGAGCGCTTTGGGCTGCGGGAAATGCCTCTGACACTGCTGATTGATCGAAAAGGGCGGATTGCCGTGGCCCACGCGGGAGTGGTGGATCGCGACGTTTTTGACCGGGAGATCCAGAAGTTGCTGGCGGAGTAG